The window ACGCGAACGCTCCACAGCGAGCGTTGCGCACCGGACCGTGAGGACCTCGACAGGGCGCGGGAGCCGGCCGCCGCAGTTCCAGGTGACCGGCCTGACCAGCATCAAGCGTCAGCAGCGGACGGGAGCATGCCGTGCCGGGCCAGAACGAGGGGGCCGACGCACACCCAAGCGTGCGGCACGAACAACCGCACCAGCACCGCCACCTCATCTTTCCGAACCTCCGCCCGGCCCAGGGCACCGACCGGGCACCCGGTGCCGCGTCGGACGACGCGCCCGACGCGGGATCAGGACGGCGGCCGGGCACCGACGATGCGCCGGGCGCCGCCCGCTGTCCCACCTGCTCGGCCCCGCTCGCCGACGGAACGCACCGGCCCGCCGACCCGGCCGATCCCGCCCCCGCTCCCCCGCCCGGGAGCACCGACCGCCTGCTGGCCGCGCTGAGCGCCAGCGAGTCCCGGTTCCGGGCCGCCTTCTGCGACGCCGGGATCGGCATGGCCCTGCTCGACCCCGACGACCGGATCATCGAGGTCAACCCGGCCTTCGCCACCCTGGTCGGCTGCGGGGTCGTCGACCTGGTCCACACCCACATCCACGACATCATCGACCCGGAGGGCATGCCCGACCGGCTCTTCCCCGAGCTGGTCCGCGGTGACCGCGAACGCGTCCGGGTGGAGAAGCAGCTCAAGCACCGCGAGGGCCGCACGGTGTGGAGCAAGGTGACCATCTCCCTGATCCGGGACGGCGCCGGCAACCCGCAGTACACGCTCGCCATGGTCGAGGACATCACCGAACAGCGCCGGCTCGGCGACCGCCTGGAGTACCAGGCGCTGCACGACCCGCTGACCCGGCTCCCCAACCGGACCTTCTTCTTCGACCGGCTCGACGCGGCCTGCCTCACGGCCGGGACCACCGCGACCGCGCCGGAGACCGCGGAGACGGCGGCGGACCGGCCGGACGGCCGTCGGGTCGGGGTCTGCTACCTGGACCTCGACGGCTTCGCCGCGATCAACGAGACCCTCGGCCACCACATCGGCGACCAGTTGCTGATCGCGGTCGCCGCCCGGCTCCGGCACGGCGTCTCCGACCACAGCTCCCACCTGGTCGCCCGGATGGGCGGTGACGAGTTCGCCGTCCTGGTGGCCGACAGCCGGGGCAGCGAGCAGCTCACCGAACTGGCCGCCCGGCTCCTCGAAGCGCTCGAACGCCCCTTCGACGTGGCCGGGCACCGGCTGGCGGTCACCGCCAGCGTCGGCGTCGTCGAGCGGTCGGTGCACGAGACCACGCCCGCCGACCTGGTCAAGGACGCCGACTCCACGCTGTACTGGTCGAAGGCCGACGGCCGGGCCCGCTGGACCCTCTACGACCCGGACCGGGGTGCCCACCAGCTGACCCGTCAGCTGCTCGCCACCGCGCTCCGTCCGGCCCTGGAGCGCGGCGAGTTCACCGTCGAGTACCAGCCGCTCGTCGGCCTCGCCGACGGCGCCGTGCACGGTGCCGAGGCCCTGGTCCGCTGGCGCCACCCGCGCTACGGGACACTCTCGCCCGACCGCTTCATCCCGCTCGCCGAGGAGTCCGGCGCGATCGTGCCGCTGGGCACCTGGGTGCTGGAGGAGTCCTGCCGCCAAGCCCGGCGCTGGCTCACGGAGTTCCCGGACAACGAGACCTTCGTGAGCGTCAACCTGGCCGCCCGTCAGATCTGGGACTCCGACGTGGTCGCCGACGTGGCCCGGGCCCTGGAGAGCTCCGGCCTGCCGGCCCGGCTCCTGCAACTGGAGATCACCGAGAGCGCGTTGCTCGGCCCCGGCGGGCGGCCGCTGCAGTCCCTGCAGGCCCTCGCCGACATGGGCGTCCGGATCGCCATCGACGACTTCGGCACCGGCTACTCCAACCTCGCCTACCTCTCCCGGCTGCCGGTGCACGTCCTGAAACTGGACGGCACCTTCATCGAGGGCTTCCGCGACCCGGACCCGGCCGGCCGCACCGGCCTCCCCGGGGCCGGCTCGCGCCGGAGCGACGCCGACGAGCAGATCGTCGGCGCCATGGTGCAGTTGGCCCACACGCTCGGGCTGACCGTGACCGCCGAGGGGATCGAGAGCGCGGCGCAGGCCGAACGGCTGCGGCTCACCGGCTGCGACACCGCGCAGGGCTGGTACTTCGCCAAGCCCGGTGAGGCGGAGCACGTCGCCGCGATACTCCGCGAGCGCCGCCCTCGGCCGGCCACGCCGTGACGACGGCCCGGCCGCGCCCCTGTCGGGGCACCGGCCGGGCCGGGAACCGGACCCGCCGGTGGGCTCAGGCGCCGGCGGCCGCCTCGCCGGTGAGCCCGTAGGCCCGGGCGATCAGCCCGTACGAGCGGTGCCTGGCCTCGTGGCCGTGGATGTGCGAGGTGACCATCAGCTCGTCCACCCCCGTCCGCTTGCGCAGCGACTCCAGCCCGTCGGCGACCTCGCCGGGCGAGCCGAGGACGACGTTGCCCAGCCAGTCGTCCACGAAGTCGGCCTCCACCGGGCTGTACGGGTAGCTCTCCGCCTCCTCGGGGGTGGGGATCGGGCCCGGGTTCCCCCGGCGCAGGCGCAGCATGCCGAGCGCCGAGGAGCGCGCGAGCCTGCGGGCGGCCTCCCGGTCGTCGGCCGCGACCGCGTTCACCCCGATCAGCGCGTACGGCTCGGCGAGCACGGCCGAGGGGCGGAACGACGACCGGTAGAGGTCGAGGGCCGGGATGGTGTTGGTGCTGCTGAAGTGGTGGGCGAAGGCGAACGGCAGACCGAGCCGGCCGGCCAGCTGGGCGCTGAAGCCGGAGGAGCCGAGCAGCCAGATCGGCGGCCGGCCGGCACTCCGGGGAACGGCCGCGAGCCGGGCGTAGGGGTGGCCGTCCGGGAAGTCGCCGTCCAGGAAGTGGGTCAGCTCGGAGAGCTGCTGGGGGAAGTCGTCGGCCCCCTCGGCGAGGCCGCGCCGCAGCGCCCGGGCGGTCGCGGGGTCGGTGCCGGGGGCGCGGCCGAGCCCGAGGTCGATCCGGCCGGGGTGCAGCGCCTCCAGGAGGCCGAACTGCTCCGCGATCCCCAGCGGCGCGTGGTTGGGCAGCATCACGCCCCCGGACCCGAGCCGCAGCGTCGTGGTGTGGGCCCCGAGGTGGGCGAGCAGGACGGCGGGCGTCGAGCTGGCGACGCCCGGCATGCCGTGGTGCTCGGCGACCCAGAACCGGTGGTAGCCCCACTCCTCGGCGCTGCGGGCCAGGGCCGTGGTCGAGGCCAGCGCCTCGGCCGGGGTGTAGCCGGCGCCCACGGTGGCCAGGTCCAGGATGGAGAGCGGCGCGGGCGCCGAGCCCCGGGCGGTGCCCCGGATCGCCGCGTGGCTCCGCGGTCCGGGCCCGCGCTCCTGCTGGTCGTCGGTGGTCATGCCGTCCGCCCTCCTGGCCGTCCTGCCGGTGTCCGTGTGGCGTCTGGGACGGCCGCGCACCTCGTCCGCGGCCCCGCCACTGCCAAGGGGGGTCAACCACGCCGCCGGGCCGGGTGTTCCCGCTCCCCGGCTCCACCGTGCGACCACCCGCCTACCGACCGTTCGGCTGACTCAGAGCCAGCGCGCGAACACGTGTGGCGACTTCACGCCAGCGCGGGAAGTCGCCAGCCGCAGGGCTCGCGACGGGCGGGCGGCGTCCGGCAGGCTAGGACGCAGAGCGGATCACCCAACGGGATCCACTCCCACCTGCAAGGTCGTCGGGCTGGACCAGCACCGATCGATCCCCGCGAGCCCCTGGAACGGCACCCCGCTCCAGGGGCTCGCGTCGTGTGAGGCCGAGCACAGCCGGGGTGCTTCATGGCATGAAAAGTCGAGGCGCTAGCGTTGTCCCCTGCAGCCATCTGCTCCCCCGGGCAGCCTGGAGGGAGTACCTGACTTGGACATCGCGACGGTGATCGGATCCTCATGGATCTGCGCCCTGGCTCTCTGCGCCGTACTCGGCGACGCCTTTCTCCCCTTCATCCCCAGCGGGACGCTGGTCATCCTGGCCGTGCTCAAGACGGCCCAGATAGACGGCGCTCCGGTGGTACTGGGATTCGGGGTGGCGATCGCCTCCTTCCTGGGAGACCTCCTGCTGCTCCGGCTGGCCCGCCGGGGCGCCCCCTCGCTGCAGCGACGGCTCGAACACCGGCCGCAGCTGGCGGCCAGCGTGGCCCGGGTCCAGCAGGCGCTGGACGGGCGCACCACCGGGGCCGCGGCCGCCATGGTGGTGGTCGCGCGGTTCGTGCCGGCCGGCCGGACCGTGCTGGACCTGGCCATCGGGCACTCCCCCGCCGAGCCGTACCGCTTCCTGCGCTGGTCGGCCCTGGCCGCCCTGGTCTGGGCCGCCTACATCGTCACGCTGGGCTGGCTCAACAGCCACTGGTTCGACACCGCCTGGCTGAGCCTCGCGGTCTCCTGCGCCGCCGCGACCGTGATCAGCACCGCGATCGCCCGGATCGTGCGGCGCAACCGCCGGCTCGTCGTCACCTGACGCCGCGCCGGCGTGGGCGCGGAACCGCGTCGAGGGCTCCTACGGCACCGCGGCGTCGTCGACGCTGCGGTGCCGCGCCCGTGCGGCCTCCGCCCCAGCAGCTCTCACTCCGGCCTCCGCCCCTGCGGCGTACCGGAGTTCGCGGTTCCGGTCGCGCGGAGGACCGCTCGCCCGCCCCGCCGGGAGCCGATCGCCCAAGACCGTGCAAAACGTCACAGGACCGCAACAGAAGGCCGGCCGTTGCAGCCGGTCGATGCCGGGTAGGCGTGTTGACTGTTGTTGGACCTCGGGGCTTCTTCTTCCTTGATGCCTTCCGCGTCCACATGACATGCTAACGGCGTATTACATATCAATTGCCCGATATGACCGGTGCGGCCCACTGGCGCCCTTCGACCCGGCCGGCGGCACCCAGGGGAGACCATGACCAGCATCTCGCGCAGGACCGTGCTCAGCGCCACCGCCGCGACCGTCGCGCTCGGGGCGGCGGCGGCGTGTTCCAGCAGCGGATCGGGTTCAGGATCGAGTTCCTCCGCCCCCGGCGGCGCCGGCACCGGCACCGGCACCGGCGGGCCGGCGGTGACCGGTACGCCGACCAAGGGGGGCGCCAAGGGCACGCCGATCGGGGACGGCTCCACGTCCGACACCGGCCCCCAGCCGAACCAGCCCAAGCCGGAGAAGCTCAAGCCCGGTGAGCGGCCGCCGCAGTTCGTGGTCTTCTCCTGGGACGGCGCCGGCGGCACCGACGACAACCAGTTCCCCCGCTTCCTCAAGCTGGCCGAGGAACACAAGGCCGCCATGACCTTCTTCCTCTCCGGGATCTACACCCTCCCCAAGGGCAAGGCCGATCTGTACCACCCGCCGAAGCACTCGGTCGGCGCGTCCGACATCCCGTACCTCTCGGACGGCGCGGTGAAGAGCACGATCAAGCTGATCAGCCAGGCCTGGCTGGCCGGCCACGAGATCGGCACCCACTTCAACGGGCACTTCTGCTCGACCCGTTCGGACGGCAACGGCGTCAACAAGTGGACGCCCGAGGACTGGCAGAGCGAGATCGACCAGGCGGTCTCCTTCGTGACCCAGTGGCGCACCAACACCGGCTTCACCGACGTCGACCCGCTCCCCTTCGACTACAAGAAGGAGCTCATCGGCGGGCGGACCCCGTGCCTGGAGGGGCAGAAGGCCCTGCTGCCGACCGCGGCCGCCCTCGGGTGGAAGTACGACGCCAGCTCCTCCGGCGGCCTCCAGATAT of the Kitasatospora sp. NBC_01246 genome contains:
- a CDS encoding DedA family protein, which codes for MDIATVIGSSWICALALCAVLGDAFLPFIPSGTLVILAVLKTAQIDGAPVVLGFGVAIASFLGDLLLLRLARRGAPSLQRRLEHRPQLAASVARVQQALDGRTTGAAAAMVVVARFVPAGRTVLDLAIGHSPAEPYRFLRWSALAALVWAAYIVTLGWLNSHWFDTAWLSLAVSCAAATVISTAIARIVRRNRRLVVT
- a CDS encoding putative bifunctional diguanylate cyclase/phosphodiesterase, translated to MRHEQPHQHRHLIFPNLRPAQGTDRAPGAASDDAPDAGSGRRPGTDDAPGAARCPTCSAPLADGTHRPADPADPAPAPPPGSTDRLLAALSASESRFRAAFCDAGIGMALLDPDDRIIEVNPAFATLVGCGVVDLVHTHIHDIIDPEGMPDRLFPELVRGDRERVRVEKQLKHREGRTVWSKVTISLIRDGAGNPQYTLAMVEDITEQRRLGDRLEYQALHDPLTRLPNRTFFFDRLDAACLTAGTTATAPETAETAADRPDGRRVGVCYLDLDGFAAINETLGHHIGDQLLIAVAARLRHGVSDHSSHLVARMGGDEFAVLVADSRGSEQLTELAARLLEALERPFDVAGHRLAVTASVGVVERSVHETTPADLVKDADSTLYWSKADGRARWTLYDPDRGAHQLTRQLLATALRPALERGEFTVEYQPLVGLADGAVHGAEALVRWRHPRYGTLSPDRFIPLAEESGAIVPLGTWVLEESCRQARRWLTEFPDNETFVSVNLAARQIWDSDVVADVARALESSGLPARLLQLEITESALLGPGGRPLQSLQALADMGVRIAIDDFGTGYSNLAYLSRLPVHVLKLDGTFIEGFRDPDPAGRTGLPGAGSRRSDADEQIVGAMVQLAHTLGLTVTAEGIESAAQAERLRLTGCDTAQGWYFAKPGEAEHVAAILRERRPRPATP
- a CDS encoding LLM class flavin-dependent oxidoreductase, with product MTTDDQQERGPGPRSHAAIRGTARGSAPAPLSILDLATVGAGYTPAEALASTTALARSAEEWGYHRFWVAEHHGMPGVASSTPAVLLAHLGAHTTTLRLGSGGVMLPNHAPLGIAEQFGLLEALHPGRIDLGLGRAPGTDPATARALRRGLAEGADDFPQQLSELTHFLDGDFPDGHPYARLAAVPRSAGRPPIWLLGSSGFSAQLAGRLGLPFAFAHHFSSTNTIPALDLYRSSFRPSAVLAEPYALIGVNAVAADDREAARRLARSSALGMLRLRRGNPGPIPTPEEAESYPYSPVEADFVDDWLGNVVLGSPGEVADGLESLRKRTGVDELMVTSHIHGHEARHRSYGLIARAYGLTGEAAAGA